The stretch of DNA TGGGGCCGGTTGAGCGTGATGACGCCCAGCCGGCCGCGCCTTTCAAAGAGAACTTCGTCGAACAGGGCTTCAGCAGGCAGCGCGTCCCCGGCGTGTTTGCCTACCATCAGCTTCCTTCCGGCATCACGAAGCTGGTGCCGGTGCGGATGCCTGAGGGCCAGCGGGTGGTGACGGTCTTGGTCTTGGTGTAGAAGCGGAAGGCATCGGCGCCGTGCTGGTTGAGGTCACCGAAGCCTGAGGCCTTCCAGCCGCCGAAGGTGTAATAGGCGATCGGCACCGGGATGGGGACGTTGATGCCGACCATGCCCACCTGGACCCGGCTGGCGAAGTCCCGGGCGGAGTCACCGTCGCGGGTGAAGATGGCCACGCCATTGCCGAATTCGTGTTCGCTGCACAGCCGGAGGGCCTCGTCGTAATCCTCCGCGCGGAGCACGCTCAGCACCGGGCCGAAGATCTCCTCTTTGTAGATCTTCATCTCCTTGGTGACGTTGTCGAATAGCGTCGGGCCCACCCAGAAGCCGCCCTCATAGCCCTCGACCTTCAGGCCGCGGCCGTCCGCCAGGAGGCTGGCGCCTTCCTCTACGCCGGCCTGGATGTAGCCTTCGATCCGCTCCTTGGCGGAGGGCGCCACGACGGGTCCGAAGTCCGAATCCCCGGCCAGGCTGTGGCCGACCTTGAGGTCCTTGATCCGTTCCTGCAGCTTGGACACAAGCGCATCGGCGGTGGCCTTGCCCACGGGTACTGCGACCGAAATCGCCATGCAGCGTTCGCCGGCGGAGCCAAACCCGGCGCCCATCAGGGCATCGGCGGCCATGTCCAGATCGGCGTCCGGCATGATCACCATGTGGTTCTTTGCCCCGCCGAAGCACTGCGCACGTTTGCCGTTGGCGGCCGCGGTGGCGTAGATGTACTGGGCGATCGGGGTCGAGCCGACGAAGCCGATCGCCTGGACCCGGGAGTCCTCCAGCAGCGCGTCGACGGCCTCCTTGTCCCCGTTGACCACGTTGAAAACCCCGTCCGGCAGCCCGGCCTCGGTGAACAGTTCCGCGAGGCGGAGCGGCACGGAGGGGTCCCGTTCGGAGGGCTTGAGGATGAAGGAGTTGCCGGCGGCGAGGGCCGGACCGGACTTCCACAGCGGAATCATGGCAGGGAAGTTGAACGGCGTGATGCCGGCAACGACGCCGAGCGGCTGGCGCATCGAATGGACGTCGACCCCGGTTCCGGCGCTGTCCGAAAACTCGCCCTTGAGCAGGTGCGGGGCGCCGGCGGCGAACTCCACGACCTCGATGCCCCGCTGGATGTCGCCCTTCGCGTCCAGGAAGGTCTTGCCATGCTCGGAGGACAGCAGGGTGGCGAGCTCGTCCAGGTTCTGGTTGACCAGGTCCACGAACTTGAGCAGGATCCGGCCGCGGCGCTGCGGGTTCATCGCGGCCCATTCCAGCTGGCCCTTCTCCGCGCTGGCGATCACGTTGCGGACCTCGTCGGTGCTGGCCAGCGGGACCCTGGCCTGGACCTGGCCGGTGCACGGATCATACACATCGCTGAATCGGCCCGATGTGCCTTGTACGTGCTGTCCGTCTATGTAATGGGAAAGTTCACGAACCATGGTCGAATGCTCCTTTGCACCTGTGGTTGCCTGATGTGGATCCGGCTTTGATCGCCGGCCACGACTGCCGGCATGATGTCCTGGCCGGTTGTGATCCAGGTCATCCCTGCTGCTGAATATACTCGGACTTCCTAGTAATTTCCAGAGGGGCCGGACCGGGCCGCCGCTTCGTCCGGCAGCCAAATTCGGTAAGTTAGGAACTGTGAAGATTGCTACCTGGAATGTGAATTCGCTCCGTGCCCGCGCCGACCGCGTTGAGGCATGGCTTCAGCGCACCGACTGTGATGTCCTGGCCCTCCAGGAAACCAAGTGCAAGGACGAGAACTTCCCCTGGGAGTTGTTCGAGAAAAACGGCTACGAGGTGGCACATTTCGGCCTGAGCCAGTGGAACGGCGTGGCCATCGCTTCGCGCGTCGGCCTCGACGACGTCGAACGCACCTTCATGGACCAGCCCGTCTTCGGCAAGGGCGGCAAGGACGAGGTGCAGGAGGCCCGCGCGATCGGCGCCACCTGCGGCGGCATCCGGGTCTGGAGCCTCTACGTCCCCAACGGGCGGGCGCTCGACGACGAACACATGCCGTACAAACTCAGCTGGCTGGACACGCTGCGGTCCCACGCCGAGGGATGGGTCCGGGATGACTCCGAAGCGCAGATCGCGCTGATGGGTGACTGGAACATCGCCCCGCAGGACGAGGACGTCTGGGACATCGATTATTTCCGCTCCGAAGGCCTCACCCACGTCAGCGAGCCGGAACGGGCGGCCTTCCATGCCTTCGAAAACGCCGGATTCACGGATGTTGTCCGCCCGCATGCCCCGGGTCCCGGGGTGTACACCTACTGGGACTACACCCAGCTGCGGTTCCCGAAGAAGGAAGGCATGCGGATCGACTTCATCCTGGCCTCCCCCGCGCTGGCTTCCCGGGTCACGGGCGCGATGATCGACCGCGAGGAACGCAAGGGCAAGGGCGCCTCCGACCACGCCCCCGTGATTGTGGAGCTGAGCGACTGATGCCGGCCGCCCAGGGAAGCGTTGTGGTCCGATGACGGGAAACCTCTACCGCGGGCAGGCCGGCTTGCCGTTCTCTTCCGCGCTTCGGATCTATGAACCCCTGGACGCCTTCCCCGAGGAGCAGCAGGAGGTCCTCCGGGCGGCGGCGGCCGGGACGGCTTCCCGTGCGGCTGTGGAGAACGCCGAGCTGTTGGCCTCCCTGGGCCGCATCACGCGCCCGGGCGGGGATCCCTTTCCCACCGGGCGCACGGATCTCGTGCGCGTTGTTGTGGCACCGGCAAAGAAGGGTTCCGTCACGAAGCAGGCTGCCGGTTCCCTTCCCGGGCCCGTCTCCGCCGCGCAGCCCGAGCGGCTGCTGTATTGCCCCAGCCAGCTGGTCCTCCGGGCAGGGCTGGCCGCAAATGCCCTGATGGAAGGGATCCACGGGCCGCTGGCCCAGCTGCTGATCCCGGAGGAACAACGCGAACGGCACCAGGAACGCATCGACGAGGCCCGGTCCCACGACGGGCTGGGGCGAGTCCACACCCGGGCGTCGACCTGGGGCATCCCGTTCAGCTGGTTCTGCCTGTTCCAGGAATCGGACCCCACGGATGTTGTGGAGTCCGAGGGGCACATCGTCACCGTGCGCATCCGTGCGACGATCAGCGAGGCCCTCGAGAGGGTCCGGTACGCGGTGGCGCATCTGGCCCTCGCCGCCCCGGACCTGGACATGCTCGAGGACCTGACCCAGCTCACGGAGTGGCTTGAGCTGTTCCACCGGGATTCCGTCGTGGAACTCGATTACGGCGCGGTGGCGGACAAGGTCTACCCGGACGATTCCCCGCTGGACGTCCGGCTCGGCATCGAGTGCCTTGCCGAGGGCGACATGACCGGGGCGGCCGCGGCCTACCGCCGGCTGGCCTCACGCTGGATCCCGATCCGGCAGCTGGCACGCGCCTCCTGAGCTGCCCGGGCCAAGATTCCTGCGCGGTTCCTAGCTTGCAGGCTCCCCGGACCGGGGCGCCGCCGTCGTTCTCCTGATGATCAGTTGGTGCGGCGCCACGGTGGAGCGCACCGCTCCTTCAATGCCGTCGAGTTCATCCAGCAGCATCTTGGTGCCCAGCTCGGCCTGTTCGTCCGGGAGCTGTCCAACGGTGGTGAGCCCCACGGCTTCAGAAAAGTCGTGGTTGTCGATTCCGATCACCGAGAGGTCCGCCGGAACCCGGACCCCGGCCCGGCCGGCCTCGAAGATGACCCCCATCGCCATCTCGTCCGAGGCACAGAAGATTGCGGTGGGCTTCGCGCCGGGCCTGTCCCAGAGCCGGTGGAACGCTTCCTGCCCGCTGTGGACGGTGAAGTCCCCCCACTGGTCCCACTCCCGCCGGACGTCCAGCCCGGCTTCCGCCATCACGTCCTGGAAGGCCTTGATCCGGACCCGGGGAACGTCGAAGTTCAGGTCCGTTTCGTCGTCGCCGTGCAGGAGCGCGATGTCCCGGTGACCGAGACCGATGAGGTGGCGCACGGCAGTGGAGGCCGCGGCGTAGTCGTCGATGCCGATATACGGGCATTCCTCGACGTGCCCGCCCACGACGACCAGCGGGATGTCGATCTTCTGGAGATGCTCGATTTCCTCGTGGGTCAGCGCCATGCACAGGACCAGCAGCGCGTCGATCTGCTTATAGACCATGGTCTTGCTGAAGAGCCGCTCGCGGTTGCTGCCGTGGCCGCCCAGGTTGAAGAGGGAAAGGTTGTACTGGCGGGCGTGCAACTCCCGGTCCGCGCCCTCGATCGCCTTGGAGAAGAACCAGCGGCTGACGAAGGGAGCCAGCACTCCGATGGTCCGGGTCCGGCCGGTGGCCAGTCCGGACGCCGAGGAAGAGGCCACATAGCCGAGATCCGCCGCGATGCCGAGGATTTTCTCCCGGGTGGCCGGCGATACCCGGGGCAAGCCCCGGACGGCCCTGGATACGGTGGCGGTGGAGACCCCGGCGGCGGCGGCAACATCCTCGATGCTGATGCCGGAGTGCCCGCCGCGCTGCGCCCTGTCAGTTGTCCGTGCCACCGTGTCCTCTTGTCGACTGTCCGCAGAAGCCTATCGGCTGTCCGCGGAAGTGCCTTCCCCGCATCCCCCGTGACGACGCATATGACGGCGACTCCAGCGCCCGCCCGTCAGCTGCGCCGGGTCGCCGTCCGGTGCGGCAGCCGCCGCCGCAGCCTGGTCATGCCGTACAAAGCCAGCAACATGCCCAGCAGTCCCAGGGCCCAGCCGAGGGCCGGCTGGCCGGTCACTTCCATCCAGAGTGTGACCACCAGCAGCACGACCGCCCAGAAGCCCAGGAAACCGATGATGATGTCGAAGTCTTCCCCGGAGCGCACGCGCCGGTGTACTGACCGGACCTCCCCCGGTTTGCGCCGGCCCGGGGCCGGCTTGCCCCGGGCCGCGAAGGGTGTCACTTGACTGCACCCGCCGTCAGGCCGGCCACGATCTTCCGCTGGAAGACCAGCACCAGGACCACGAGGGGAATGGTGACGATGGTGCCCGCCGCCATGATGGCGGTGTACGGAATCTGGTTGGGCTGGGCGCCGGCGAAGCTCGCGATGGCCACCGTCACCGGCTGGGTCGCATCGCTGGAGAGCTGGCTGGCGATCAGGAACTCATTCCAGGAGGAGATGAACGCCAGGATCGCCGTGGTGAAGATGGCCGGGGCCGCCAGCGGCATGATCACCTTGCGGAACGCCTGCCCCTGGGTGCAGCCGTCCACCCGGGCCGACTCCTCGAGCTCCCATGGCATCTCGCGGAAGAAGGACGTCATGGTGTAGACGGTGAGCGGGAGCACAAAGGAGATATTCGGAATGATCAGCGCTTGGTAGGTGCCGATCCAGTGGATGTTCGTGAAGAGCTGGAACAGCGGGGTGATGAGGGCAACGCCCGGGAACATCGAGGCTCCCAGGATGAAGCCCAGCACGAGGAACTTGAACCTGAAGTTCAGCCGTGCCAGCGCGTACGCCGCGAACACGCCGAGGATCAGCGAGACCAGGGTGACCACCAGGCCGATGAACACACTGTTGAGCAGCGCCTGTCCGAACCGGTTGCCGAAGGAGGTGTCGAAGGCCGTGTTGAAGTTGTCCAGCGTGATGTGGGTGGGCAGCAGCGAGGTGTCGTAGGTGAAGCCGACGTCCCGGAATGCGGTGACGACCATCCAATAGGCCGGCGCAAGGCACCAGATGAGGATCACGGCGGCACTGATATAGGTCCGCCCCTGCGCCCACTTCTCCCGGTTCTGGGAAAGCTTCCGGCCCCGGTCCTGCTGGGCCCGCAATGCTGTCGCGGTGCTCATTTCTTCTCCTTGGCTGCGCCGGTCTGCTGCTCCACGACATTCGCGCCGAGGAACCGGACGAAGATGAAAGCGACCAGAAAGATGATGATGAACGTGATCGTGGAGAGGGCCGCCGCAGCATTGAAGCCCTGCCTGATCTGGTTGATCACCAGGATGGACAGGGTGGTGGTGTTGTTCGCGCCTCCGGTCAGGATGTAGGGGAGGTCGAACATACGCAGGGCGTCCAGGGTACGGAACAGGATGGCCACCATGAGGGCCGGTTTGACCAGCGGCAGCGTGATCATCCGGAACCGCTGCCAGGCCGTGGCGCCGTCAACCTTTGCCGCTTCATACACTTCGGCCGGGATCATCTGCAGGCCTGCCAGGATGAGCAGCGCCATGAACGGCGTCGTCTTCCACACATCCGCGATGATGACCGCCCACTTGGCCGGCCACTCGCTGCCGGTCCACAGGATCGTGGTGTTGAACATCTTGTTGGCGATGCCCTCGAAGGCGAAGATGAACAGCCACAGCTTGGCGGTGACGGCGGTAGGGATGGCCCACGGCACCAGCACGGCGGCGCGCACGGCGCTGCGGCCCTTGAAGGTCCGCGCCATGATGATGGCCATCCAGAATCCAAGCACGGTCTCGAACGCCACGGTCACCACCGAGAAGAAGAAGGTGGTGGCGGTGGCCGACCAGAACTGCGATCCCAGGGTTCCGGGCGGGCAGGCCAGTGTTCCGCCGCCCGGGGCGGAACACTGCTGGGCCAGCCAGTTGACGTAGTTCTGGACGCCGGCCGGGCCGCCGGCGGTGAAGAGTCCTGTGACCGGGTCAAGGCCTGCGTCCTTCTGGAAGGACATAACGACGGCGCTGACGATCGGGTAAACGATCACAATCGCAAGGGCGATGATGGTCGGTGCCAGGAGCCACGAGGCCCACCGGCCCTGGCTCGCGATGCGGTTGTCTTCCCCCACGCCGTTAGGTGCGCGGTGGAGCGGGGTCCCGCCCGACGCCGGTGCCTTGACCGGCGTCGGGCCCAATTCGGTTGCCATGGCTGAACTACTGTCCCGCGCTGGCTGACTCGATGGACTTCTGCATGTCAGACAGTGCGGCGTCCACCGGCTTCTCCCCCTTGATGGCGGAGTAGGCGTTTTCCTGGATGGCCTTGGTCACGGCCGGGTAGAACGGGGTGACAGGACGCGGCACGGCGTTCTCGATCGAGGTCTTCAGCACCGGCAGGTACGGCAGCTTCGCGACGAGGTCCTTGTCGTCATAGAGCGCGCCGAGCACCGGAGCCAGGGAGCCCTGGGTGGCGAAGAACTTCTGGGTTTCATCCGTGGTCAGGAATTTGATGAAGTCCAGGGCCGTGGCCTTGTTCTTGGAGTACACGCTGACGGCGGTGTTGTGACCGCCCAGCGAGGAGGCGCCCGGGCCGTCCTTGCCCGGAAGGGCTGCCATGCCGAGCTTGTCCTTCACCGCGGAGGAACCTTCAGTGGTGGCCAGGTTGTACACGTACGGCCAGTTGCGCAGGAAGAGCAGCTTGCCGGATTGGAAGGCCTGGCGGGATTCCTCTTCCTTGTAGGTGATGGCTTCCTTCGGAATGTTGCCGTCCGCATAGGCCTTCGCCAGGTTGCCGAGACCGGCCTTGGCCGCGTCGGTGTTCAGGCTGGGCTTGCCGTCCTTGTCCAGCACGGAACCGCCCGCGGAGTTGATCGCCTCGGAGGCGTTCACCGTCAGGCCCTCGTATTTGGAGAACTGGCCCGCGTAGCAGCCGATGTTGTTGGCCTTGGCGATGGAGCACATGCCCATCATCTCGTCCCAGGTCTTGGGAGCCGTGGGCACGAGGTCCTTGCGGTAGTACAGGATGCCGCCGTCCGAGGACTGCGGTGCCGCGTACAGGATCCCCTTGTAGGTGGCGCCGTCCACCGTCGGCTTCAGCATGGCGGAGGTGTCGACGGCCATCTTGTCCTTGAGTGGCTGCAGCCAGCCCTTGGCCGCGAATTCCGCGGTCCAGACGAGGTCGACGCTCATGACGTCATAGCTGGTGGAATCCTTGGCCTGGAGGTGCTGGACGAGGTCATCGTGCTGCTGGTCCGCCTGGTCGGTCTGCTCCTTGAAGGTGACCTTCTGGTCCGGATGGGCAGCGTTCCACTTTTCGATGAGCGGGCGGACCACGTTGCTGTTGTCCTTGCCCTGGACGTAGGTGATGGGGCCGCGCCCGTCCAGTCCGTTTTCGGCGTCGGACCCGGCGCTGGTGCCACCGCCGCCTCCTCCGCCACCACAGGCGGAGAGCGTGAGGACTAGAACGCCTGCTGTGGCTACGGGAAGTAGGAACGTGGGTGTTTTCATATGTGGGTGGCTCCTCGCTGAGTACCGGATAACGGCGGTGCAGTTGGTGTGGTGACCATCACACTAATCACCATGCGGTGAGGAATGCAAGCGTTTACATCAACCTTTACCCAAAGGAGGCCTGCCCTGCGCGGGCCGCATCCGGGCCTGTTTCCCGGGCCGCACCGCCCGGCCGTCAGCGGACGCGCTCGGCCCGCCCGAACCTGGACCGCGCGCCGGAGCCGATATGGATCAGCACCGGCGTCCGTTTGCCGATCACGGCGTCGAGCGCCTCCACCAGCGCGGAGACCTCCGCGGCGAGGGTGTGCGGGGCCACGCCCTGGCGCGGCTGCACCCGGATCTTCAGCGCCGGTTCGCCCCGGATCTCGTAGGTGGCGACGGTGGCTCCGGCCAGATCCGGGCGGTCCGCAAGCGCCGCCCGGAGCGCCTGTTCGGCGACGCCGCTGCCGATCCGGACATCCCCGGGCACCTCCCCCGGATCCTCCTCAGCCACCAGCAGGTTGGCGCGGCCCTTGCCCTGCTGGGCGACCCACGCCACCATCACCGCGATCACCACCGCCAGCAGCAACACGATGAGGATCCACAGCCAGCTCTCCGGCTGTCCGGGGAACCTCGTCCGGTCGAAAAGCCCGCGCACGGTGCCCCACACCCCGGCCGACCATTCCCGCCACCAGGTTCCGACGGCCGGCACGCCCGCCAGCAGGATCAGCAGGAGGCCGATCGCAAGGAGCGTGATTCCGAGGACGCCGATCAGGATGCGGTTGAGGATTCTGGGGGTGTTGTTCATGCCCCGATCACCCCCGCGGTGGCCACGTTGATCCGGACCTCGGGCAGGGGGGATGGCCTCATCTCCTGGAGTTCGCCGCGCACGGCGGCAAGGACTGCGTCGGCGTCGAGGGGGACGCCTGAGGTCGGGCGGATGTTGACGAGCACCCGGTTCCTGGACACAATCACCATCACCTGTTCCTGCGTTACGTTGGCGGCCAGCCGCGCCCGGCGCGCGAGGGCGGAGGCGATCACCTCATCATCGACGACGACGGCGGCGCGGCGGTCCTGCAGGAGGTGGCGGGCCCGGCGCCCGGGCAGCACCGCATTGAGGAAGAAGAACAACCCGGCCATGACCAGCACGGCGCCGGTGACGCCGAGCAGCAGCGGCGGCACGCCGTCGGGAAGCGCCACGATGTTCTCCGCGGCGGTCTGGGGATCCACCAGCCAGGGCGGCTGGCCGACGGCCCGGACGGCGGTTTCAAGGAGGGCGTAGCCACACAGCACAATCACCAGGACGGCTGCGATGACGGAGGCAACGGCCCTTGACGAGCTGCTCTCGCGCTTAAGGATCCGCTCCAGATCCGCCCCCGTCCCGGGGGTGCGCGATTCGTTGCCGGCGTGGCCGTTTTCAGTATCCTGGCTCACCGGACCCTCCGTCGTTCAGTGACGGCGGCGCCGCTGATACGGATGTCCACGCGGCTCAGTTGTGCCCCGCTGAGCTCGGTGACGCGCCGCAGGATATTCCCCTTGGCGGCCACGGCCCGGTCCCAGATGGAGCCGCCAAAACCCGCCACCCGCCCCGGATCACGCAGGACGGCGGGCAGTGCGGGGACGGCGATCGGGGTGATGAGGGACAAAGCCAACAGGCCGTCGTCGTCGGCCCAGTCGGCACGCACGTCCTGCGGCGGGACGCCGAGGGCCTCCGCGGCGGCGGCCCTCGCCACACTGGTCAGGGCCTGGGTGCTGATCCGGTTGTGCCCGGCCAGCCCGGCGCGGGGGGACACGGCCGGGCCGGTGCCGCTCATGAGGAGGAACGCCGGCCCGTGAGGGCATCGAGCACGCTGCGCAGGTCAAGTTTCCCTTCCGCGGCCCGGCCAAACAGGGCTCCGATGCCCATGAACAGCAACGCGCCCAGGAAACCCCAGACACCAAATTGGAAGGACATGAAGGCCACGAACGCGCCTGCTGCGATCCCCACTACGGTCAGATTCACTGGATTGGCTCCCTCGCCGGCCGGACCTCGCCCGGGGCGGCGGGCTTCGCCGGGCCGGGCACGTACACGTCGTTGATCTCGATGTTAACCTCGATGACCTGGAGTCCGACGAGCTCTTCGACCGCCGAGTAGACAGCGGCACGGATCTGGTCCGCCAGGGCGTGCAGCGGCGTGCCGTAGACCGCCACGAGGTCGATATCCACGGCCACCTGCGTTTCGCCGACTTCCGCGCGGACGCCGGCAGCATGGTCAGAGCTCCCGACGGCGTCCCGGATGGCGCCCAGGGCCCGGGACGGGCCGGATCCCAGGGAGTAGACGCCGGGAACCGAGCGGGCGGCGATGCCGGCGACCTTGGCGACGGCCGCCTCGGAAATCACGGTGCGGCCGCTGGCCGCCGCCATCACGGCAGGCGGCCCGGCTCCGGGGCCGGCAACGGGTTGAGGATTCTGGTATTCCATGAGGCGCTCCCCCTTCTCTTTGACACCACCCTAGCCCTTGCTTCCCGGAAGGCTAGGTGCAGTTGGCGGCGAGCCAGCCCGTCACGGGGGCCATGGCGGCCTGCAGTTTGCCGCTGGAGAAGACGGCCTGGTCGCTCACGCCGGCGACCGCGACCTTGGCGAGGTTCGCGAAGTCGGCCTTGAGGCTGTCCGGGACACGCTCCGCGGTCCGGCTGAGTTCGGCCTTGGACTGCTCCAGTTCAGCCGTCTTGCCCTGGGCTGCCGAGAGCGGCAGCAGCGTGGCACCGGTTGCCTGTTCGGAGATCTTGGCGCAGGCCTCGGCCGCCGTGGGGAAGTCCCCGTAGGGCCCGGAGGCCTTGCTGGGGCTCGGGGTGGCGGAGGCCGGCGCGGAAGTGGCGGCCGCGGACGACGGCGCGCTCACGGCTTCCGGCGCCGAGCAGGCGGTCAGGGCCAGGGTGGCAAGGAGGGCGGCGGCGGTCAGCGGGCGTGCAACATTCTTCAAAATCACGTTTAGAGATCACTTTTCCGGTTGAGACTGCACCGCCGGTCCGGACCAGGCTGCCGGCGGTCTTGGCGTTCTTTCCCCAGCGTGCGAGTCTAGCCGTGCTGACGGCGGGATCCCCAAACCGGCCGCCGTCGACCCCGGATCGGTTGCTCCGTAACGGCCCTTTTGGGCCGCCATGACGGCAGTTACGGAGCAGCCGATGAAGGGGTTAAAGAAGAAAAGCACCAGTTCCGAAGAACTGATGCTTCCCAGTGGTGGCTCCGACCGGCGTCGATCCGGTGACCTTTCGATTTTCAGTCGAACGCTCTACCAACTGAGCTACAGAGCCTAGGTGACATGTCACCATGACAGCCGGAATTTCTTCTGGCAATCAGAGCGACCCTGACGGGACTTGAACCCGCGACCTCCGCCGTGACAGGGCGGCGCGCTAACCAACTGCGCTACAGGGCCTTGCTTGTTTCTTGCATGTCTGCGGTATCGCTACCGCAATTTTTCAAGGCTTTTAGCTTACCAGACTTTCACATCCGGTTTGACCACTTCCTTGCGTACCCCCAACGGGATTCGAACCCGTGCCGCCGCCGTGAAAGGGCGGTGTCCTAGGCCGCTAGACGATGGGGGCCTGAACTCAATCCGGCTCATCAGGGGCAAAAATAAAGGGCCGAAGCCGTTCGTTTTTGTCCTTTCGAGTTGCTCCGAACTGGACTATAAAACTATAAGGGCAGACCCCCGGATTATCCAAAATCGGCGGCCGGCATCCTTTGGCGCGCTCAGGCCCGCCAGATCGGGTCCTACCGCGCCCGTTCGACGTCGTCGGCCGCATCCAGCTCACCCTTGGCGCGCAAACCCGCGATGACCCCGCCAATGTCGGCGGCTGGCCGGTTCTGGCTGAGCTTCCGTTTCACTTCAACCCTCGTGATGACAAGTTCGACGCCGACAATCGCCCGGAGCTGACCGGCGATGAAGCGGGCAGGCGCATCGTCCACGCTCCAGGGCTCTGCCGAGGATGCTTCATGCAGCGTGGTCAGCCGCCGGACCAGGTCTTCAACCCAGACCGGGTCGTCATGGACGACGAGCCGGCCGTAGACGTACGCCGTGGTGTAGTTCCACGTGGGCACAACCCGGCCATGTTCAGCCTTTGACGGGTACCAGGACGGGGAAATGTAGGCATCGGACCGCTGGACAATGACGAGGGATTCGCCCAATGGCCCGTTCCGGAGCTGTGGTGGCGACGGCTGACAAGATCAGGCTACGAGCGTGACGGCCAGCGTGACCATGACCAAGGCGATGCCGCCCTCGAGCACACGCCAACTGCCCGGCCGGGCGAACAGCGGCGCGAGGAACCTGGCGCCGACACCGAGCGCGGCGAACCACACCACGCTGCCGAGCCCCGCTCCGGCGGCAAACCACCAGCGTCCGTCCGCTCCGTGCGTGCCGGCCAGGGACCCCAGCAGCAGGACGGTGTCCAGGTAGACATGTGGGTTGAGCCAGGTCAGCGCCAGGCAGGTCCCCAGTGCGGCCAGCCAGCTTCCTTCCTGCCCCACTGCCGGCCGGGGCGCCTGCGTTCCGCGGATGGAACGCATTGCGGCCATCAGTCCGTAGGCCAGGAGGAAGGCGGCACCCGCCCAGCGCACCACCTCGAGAACCGCAGGCGCCCGCTCAATGACGACGCCGACCCCGGCAACGCCCAGCACAATCAGCACGAGGTCCGAGACGGCGCACACGGCAACAACAAGCGCGACGTGCGCGCGCTGGACGCCCTGGCGGAGCACGAAGGCGTTCTGGGCGCCGATGGCCACGATGAGGGACAGCCCGCTTGCCAAGCCTGAAATGAGGGAGAGGATCACAGAAGCCACGGTAGGGGGCACCACAACATGAAACCAGTTAATAATTCTTGGTTTACATAAGATGGGCTAATGATCGATGTCTCTCCGGACCAGGCCCGGACCCTGGCTGCCATCGTGGCGCACGGAAGCTTTGAGGCCGCTGCCACCCACCTCCGGGTCACTGCGTCGGCGGTGAGCCAGCGCGTCCGCGCCCTCGAGGTCGCCGTCGGCCGGCCGGTATTGAAGCGGACCCGCCCGGTCGAACTCACCTCGTCCGGCCACGCTGTGGTGCGCTTCGCCCGGCAGCTTGAGATGCTCTCCGCCGATCTGGCCGAAGAACTGCAGCCGGGCGCGCAGCCTTCCAGCGTACGGCTGACCCTGGTCATCAACAGCGATTCCCTGCACACCTGGGCACTGCCCGGGCTGGCGGCGGTGGCGGACAAGGTCCAGTTGGAGATTCTGCGCGAGGACCAGGACTACTCGCTGGAACTCCTCCGGAGCGGCGCCGCGGCCGCTGCCATCACCGCCACGGCAAAGGCGGCCCCGGGCTGCTCCTCCCGGCGCCTGGGTGTTATGCGCTATCTGCCGGTCTGCACTCCGGACTTCGCCGCCCGGTGGTTTCCCGAAGGAGCGACGGCGGAAACGCTCGCCCCCGCACCGGTCATCGTCTTCGACCGCAAGGACGATTTGCAGGACCGGTACCTGCGGAGTTGCGGCCGAATGGCACTCCAGCCGCCCCGGCATTATGTCCCGGCCGCCCACGAGTTCGGCGAAGCCATCCGCTGGGGGATGGGGTGGGGACTGCTGCCCGAAATCGAGGTCTCGGATGAGCTGAAGCGCCGCATACTGGTCTCTCTGGACCCCGCGGCGCACGTGGATGTGCCGC from Arthrobacter sp. PAMC25564 encodes:
- a CDS encoding carbohydrate ABC transporter permease, with amino-acid sequence MSTATALRAQQDRGRKLSQNREKWAQGRTYISAAVILIWCLAPAYWMVVTAFRDVGFTYDTSLLPTHITLDNFNTAFDTSFGNRFGQALLNSVFIGLVVTLVSLILGVFAAYALARLNFRFKFLVLGFILGASMFPGVALITPLFQLFTNIHWIGTYQALIIPNISFVLPLTVYTMTSFFREMPWELEESARVDGCTQGQAFRKVIMPLAAPAIFTTAILAFISSWNEFLIASQLSSDATQPVTVAIASFAGAQPNQIPYTAIMAAGTIVTIPLVVLVLVFQRKIVAGLTAGAVK
- a CDS encoding LacI family DNA-binding transcriptional regulator, with product MARTTDRAQRGGHSGISIEDVAAAAGVSTATVSRAVRGLPRVSPATREKILGIAADLGYVASSSASGLATGRTRTIGVLAPFVSRWFFSKAIEGADRELHARQYNLSLFNLGGHGSNRERLFSKTMVYKQIDALLVLCMALTHEEIEHLQKIDIPLVVVGGHVEECPYIGIDDYAAASTAVRHLIGLGHRDIALLHGDDETDLNFDVPRVRIKAFQDVMAEAGLDVRREWDQWGDFTVHSGQEAFHRLWDRPGAKPTAIFCASDEMAMGVIFEAGRAGVRVPADLSVIGIDNHDFSEAVGLTTVGQLPDEQAELGTKMLLDELDGIEGAVRSTVAPHQLIIRRTTAAPRSGEPAS
- a CDS encoding exodeoxyribonuclease III, whose protein sequence is MKIATWNVNSLRARADRVEAWLQRTDCDVLALQETKCKDENFPWELFEKNGYEVAHFGLSQWNGVAIASRVGLDDVERTFMDQPVFGKGGKDEVQEARAIGATCGGIRVWSLYVPNGRALDDEHMPYKLSWLDTLRSHAEGWVRDDSEAQIALMGDWNIAPQDEDVWDIDYFRSEGLTHVSEPERAAFHAFENAGFTDVVRPHAPGPGVYTYWDYTQLRFPKKEGMRIDFILASPALASRVTGAMIDREERKGKGASDHAPVIVELSD
- a CDS encoding CoA-acylating methylmalonate-semialdehyde dehydrogenase; translation: MVRELSHYIDGQHVQGTSGRFSDVYDPCTGQVQARVPLASTDEVRNVIASAEKGQLEWAAMNPQRRGRILLKFVDLVNQNLDELATLLSSEHGKTFLDAKGDIQRGIEVVEFAAGAPHLLKGEFSDSAGTGVDVHSMRQPLGVVAGITPFNFPAMIPLWKSGPALAAGNSFILKPSERDPSVPLRLAELFTEAGLPDGVFNVVNGDKEAVDALLEDSRVQAIGFVGSTPIAQYIYATAAANGKRAQCFGGAKNHMVIMPDADLDMAADALMGAGFGSAGERCMAISVAVPVGKATADALVSKLQERIKDLKVGHSLAGDSDFGPVVAPSAKERIEGYIQAGVEEGASLLADGRGLKVEGYEGGFWVGPTLFDNVTKEMKIYKEEIFGPVLSVLRAEDYDEALRLCSEHEFGNGVAIFTRDGDSARDFASRVQVGMVGINVPIPVPIAYYTFGGWKASGFGDLNQHGADAFRFYTKTKTVTTRWPSGIRTGTSFVMPEGS
- a CDS encoding sugar ABC transporter permease, which codes for MATELGPTPVKAPASGGTPLHRAPNGVGEDNRIASQGRWASWLLAPTIIALAIVIVYPIVSAVVMSFQKDAGLDPVTGLFTAGGPAGVQNYVNWLAQQCSAPGGGTLACPPGTLGSQFWSATATTFFFSVVTVAFETVLGFWMAIIMARTFKGRSAVRAAVLVPWAIPTAVTAKLWLFIFAFEGIANKMFNTTILWTGSEWPAKWAVIIADVWKTTPFMALLILAGLQMIPAEVYEAAKVDGATAWQRFRMITLPLVKPALMVAILFRTLDALRMFDLPYILTGGANNTTTLSILVINQIRQGFNAAAALSTITFIIIFLVAFIFVRFLGANVVEQQTGAAKEKK